Proteins co-encoded in one Lusitaniella coriacea LEGE 07157 genomic window:
- a CDS encoding alpha/beta fold hydrolase, producing the protein MEQWQQRIGTQRDWVWRGWQTRYCYLRPTQPPGQTPLILLHGFGASVEHWRQNMPALCGDRGVYALDLLGFGASRKAIAPYSAYLWAEQVYEFWQTFIGEPVVLVGNSLGSLVSLTAAAAYPDMARAIALLNLPDVSLRQKALSPWLQPIVNTVESWVGSPLAIKTLLRFLRRPATIRRWASLAYDNPDTITEELVAILSRPAYDDEAGDTFYSLFQSVRRPQFSPPAQGVLPTLDIPILLGWGRQDRMVPFNLSRAFIGLNPNLEFVAFEGAGHCPHDECPELFNRIFLEWLARTVEAQSLLQPLAEG; encoded by the coding sequence GTGGAACAGTGGCAGCAACGGATTGGCACGCAACGAGACTGGGTTTGGCGGGGGTGGCAAACGCGCTACTGTTATTTGCGACCGACTCAGCCTCCCGGTCAAACGCCTTTGATTCTTCTCCACGGTTTTGGGGCATCGGTGGAGCATTGGCGGCAGAATATGCCCGCCCTTTGTGGCGATCGCGGGGTGTATGCGCTAGATTTGTTGGGGTTTGGGGCATCGCGCAAGGCGATCGCGCCCTACAGTGCTTATTTGTGGGCGGAACAGGTTTACGAGTTTTGGCAAACCTTTATTGGCGAACCGGTGGTTTTGGTGGGCAATTCTCTGGGTTCGTTGGTCAGTCTGACTGCGGCTGCGGCTTATCCGGACATGGCGCGCGCGATCGCGCTCCTCAATTTACCCGATGTTTCCCTACGCCAAAAAGCACTTTCCCCCTGGCTTCAGCCCATTGTCAATACTGTTGAAAGTTGGGTGGGTTCTCCCCTCGCGATCAAAACCCTCCTCCGTTTTCTCCGCCGTCCCGCAACCATTCGCCGTTGGGCGAGTTTAGCCTACGACAATCCCGATACGATTACCGAGGAACTTGTGGCAATTCTCTCTCGACCCGCTTACGATGACGAGGCGGGAGACACGTTTTACTCGCTGTTTCAATCGGTGCGACGACCGCAATTTTCCCCTCCCGCACAAGGGGTATTGCCAACCCTCGACATTCCCATTCTGCTGGGATGGGGTCGCCAAGATCGTATGGTTCCCTTTAATCTTTCGCGCGCGTTTATCGGCTTAAATCCTAACTTAGAGTTTGTCGCGTTTGAGGGGGCGGGTCACTGTCCCCACGATGAGTGTCCGGAACTGTTTAATCGTATCTTCCTAGAGTGGTTGGCGCGTACCGTTGAAGCTCAATCGCTCCTGCAACCCCTTGCGGAGGGTTGA
- the selD gene encoding selenide, water dikinase SelD: protein MQQAIEPIVADLVLVGGGHSHAIALKMLGMKPIPGVRLTLISDTSHTPYSGMLPGHVAGFYSYDETHIDLGRLARFAGAQFYRDRAIGLNLTQNQVSCANRPPVAFDYLSIDIGSTPAMDSVLGADRYAIPAKPVPLFLEAWNRVIKEVQESPEGSFRVGIVGGGAGGVELALNMHQRLKNIEIHLFHRDRELLPNHNQWVRKRLFKILQQRGVCLHLSENVKEVARDRVICESGLSVKCDRVFWVTQASAPSWIEASGIQTNSRGFILIKETLQSTSHPHIFASGDIATLQQHPRPKAGVFAVRQGKPLFENLHRAIAGKPLKSYIPQKRILALIGTGDRRALASWGNWGWQSSLFWRWKDRIDRKFMRRFEDLPQMPASSTTKSQEKPLIYCAGCGSKVGSTTLQNVLNRLPKIENSNIIIGLDQPDDAAVIQLPPHQLLVHTIDSFSTLIDDPFVFGQIATHHSLSDIFAMGATPYSALVTVTIPHGIETKIEETLYQLLCGVTKVLQQCQTPLVGGHTTEGSELALGIACNGFVSRDKLWQKNGMKPEQVLVLTKAIGTGTLFAADMRYQAKGRWIEKAIESMLLSNQTAAKILSEYGTTACTDVTGFGLIGHLLEMVRGSDVAVELNLEKVPILNGAIETIQKGIISSLQPQNLHAESFIDRDFKTALLLKYPLLFDPQTSGGLLASLPREQADHCLIALQNAGYQQAEIIGRVMPMTDEKKRIQVL from the coding sequence ATGCAGCAAGCCATTGAACCGATTGTAGCGGATCTCGTTTTGGTGGGTGGGGGTCACAGCCACGCGATCGCGCTGAAGATGTTGGGGATGAAACCGATTCCCGGCGTTCGACTGACTTTGATTTCCGATACGTCCCATACGCCTTATTCGGGAATGTTGCCCGGTCATGTTGCAGGATTTTATAGTTACGACGAGACGCACATCGATTTAGGGCGTTTGGCACGGTTTGCGGGGGCGCAATTTTACCGCGATCGCGCGATCGGCTTGAATTTGACTCAAAACCAGGTTTCATGCGCGAATCGTCCTCCTGTTGCGTTTGATTATTTATCCATCGATATTGGCAGTACGCCAGCAATGGATTCGGTTTTGGGTGCGGATCGCTATGCCATTCCCGCCAAACCCGTTCCTCTGTTTCTCGAGGCGTGGAATCGGGTCATTAAGGAGGTTCAAGAGTCTCCCGAAGGTTCCTTTCGCGTGGGAATTGTGGGTGGCGGTGCGGGGGGAGTCGAATTGGCGCTAAATATGCATCAACGCCTCAAAAACATTGAAATTCATTTATTCCACCGCGATCGCGAACTTTTACCGAATCACAATCAGTGGGTTCGGAAGCGATTGTTTAAAATCCTACAGCAGCGCGGGGTTTGCCTCCATTTATCGGAAAATGTAAAGGAAGTGGCGCGCGATCGCGTGATTTGCGAGTCTGGATTGAGCGTTAAGTGCGATCGCGTCTTTTGGGTGACGCAAGCCTCCGCACCCTCTTGGATTGAGGCTTCTGGGATACAAACCAACTCGCGGGGATTCATTCTCATCAAGGAAACCCTGCAATCGACCTCTCACCCTCATATTTTTGCCAGTGGAGATATTGCGACGTTGCAACAGCATCCGCGTCCCAAGGCGGGGGTTTTTGCGGTGCGTCAAGGGAAACCACTCTTTGAGAACCTACATCGCGCGATCGCGGGAAAACCTTTGAAATCTTATATTCCACAAAAACGCATCTTAGCTTTGATTGGAACGGGAGATCGGCGCGCGCTCGCGTCCTGGGGAAATTGGGGTTGGCAATCGTCCCTTTTTTGGCGTTGGAAAGATCGCATCGATCGTAAATTTATGCGTCGCTTTGAAGATTTACCTCAAATGCCTGCTTCTTCCACAACAAAATCTCAGGAAAAGCCCTTAATTTATTGCGCCGGGTGCGGTTCCAAAGTGGGAAGTACAACCCTTCAAAATGTGTTAAATCGTTTGCCTAAAATTGAAAATTCAAATATCATTATTGGACTCGACCAACCGGATGATGCCGCAGTCATTCAACTTCCTCCCCATCAACTTCTCGTACACACTATCGATTCTTTTAGTACTTTAATTGACGATCCGTTTGTTTTTGGTCAAATTGCCACTCACCACAGTTTAAGCGATATTTTTGCAATGGGAGCAACTCCCTATAGCGCACTGGTTACCGTGACAATTCCCCACGGCATAGAAACCAAGATTGAAGAGACTTTATATCAACTGCTCTGTGGCGTAACAAAAGTATTGCAACAGTGCCAAACGCCTTTGGTGGGGGGACATACGACTGAGGGATCGGAACTGGCTTTAGGAATTGCTTGTAATGGATTTGTTTCGCGAGACAAATTATGGCAAAAAAATGGCATGAAACCCGAACAAGTTTTGGTATTAACTAAAGCAATTGGAACGGGAACTCTTTTTGCTGCGGATATGCGCTACCAAGCTAAGGGACGGTGGATTGAAAAAGCAATTGAATCGATGCTTCTCTCCAATCAAACTGCCGCTAAAATTCTGTCTGAATACGGCACAACTGCTTGTACTGATGTCACGGGGTTTGGTCTAATTGGACATTTATTAGAAATGGTTCGAGGGTCTGATGTTGCTGTTGAATTGAATTTAGAAAAAGTCCCCATACTCAATGGCGCGATCGAAACAATTCAAAAAGGAATAATTAGCTCTCTTCAACCGCAAAATTTACACGCAGAATCGTTTATCGATCGAGATTTTAAGACCGCTTTATTACTAAAATATCCCTTATTATTCGATCCACAAACTTCAGGAGGGTTATTAGCTAGTCTTCCAAGAGAACAAGCAGATCATTGCTTAATTGCTTTGCAGAATGCGGGATATCAACAGGCTGAAATTATTGGTCGTGTTATGCCGATGACTGATGAGAAAAAACGCATTCAAGTTTTATAG
- the ycf46 gene encoding stress-responsive protein Ycf46, whose amino-acid sequence MKEELNILIQAQYPLIYLVTPEEERAERAIAKIAQMKTQHRRVFVWTVTHGIVEYGQPRQATQHNTVSPEAAIQWVVQQREPGIFIFKDLHPFIDAPATTRWLRDAIASFKGTEKIIILMSPFQQVPIELEKDVVVLDFSLPNMAELNQVLSCQLEQTKTRRTTTEVREKLLKAALGLTKDEAEKVYRKAYVKAGRLTENEVDIILSEKKQLIRRNGILEYIEEDETLNSVGGLESLKVWLKQRSNAFTERAREYGLPQPKGMLILGVPGCGKSLIAKTTARLWGLPLLRLDMGRVYDGSMVGRSEANLRNALKTAESISPALLFIDELDKAFAGGTGSSDSDGGTSSRIFGSFLTWMQEKTSPVFVMATANRIERLPGEFLRKGRFDEIFFVDLPNPEERQAIYTIHLGKRRNDISRFDLEQLAKMSEGFSGAEIEQAIIAAMYEAFAQEREFTQLDIIAALKATQPLSRTMTEQVTALRDWARQRARPAAASIAEYLQLES is encoded by the coding sequence ATGAAAGAAGAGCTAAATATACTCATACAAGCTCAATATCCCCTCATTTACCTCGTAACGCCGGAAGAGGAAAGAGCGGAACGCGCGATCGCCAAGATCGCACAAATGAAGACACAGCATCGGCGAGTCTTTGTTTGGACCGTTACTCACGGCATTGTCGAATACGGTCAACCTCGCCAAGCCACGCAGCACAACACCGTATCGCCCGAAGCGGCAATACAATGGGTCGTGCAACAACGGGAACCCGGAATTTTCATCTTCAAGGATTTACATCCTTTCATTGATGCACCCGCCACCACCCGATGGCTCAGAGACGCGATCGCCAGCTTCAAAGGGACAGAAAAAATCATTATTCTCATGTCCCCCTTCCAACAAGTCCCCATCGAGCTGGAAAAAGACGTTGTTGTTCTCGACTTTTCCCTACCCAATATGGCAGAGCTGAACCAGGTGCTATCTTGCCAATTGGAACAAACTAAAACCAGGCGGACAACGACTGAAGTCAGGGAAAAACTTCTCAAAGCCGCTCTAGGACTGACAAAAGACGAGGCAGAAAAAGTCTACCGCAAAGCCTACGTCAAAGCAGGTCGCCTAACAGAAAATGAAGTTGACATCATTCTCTCTGAGAAAAAGCAACTGATTCGTCGCAACGGCATCCTAGAATACATTGAAGAAGACGAAACCCTTAATTCCGTTGGCGGCTTAGAGTCCCTTAAAGTATGGCTCAAGCAGCGCTCTAACGCTTTCACCGAGCGAGCGAGAGAATACGGTTTGCCCCAGCCCAAAGGAATGTTAATTCTTGGCGTTCCCGGATGCGGTAAATCCCTCATCGCCAAAACCACCGCTCGTCTTTGGGGTCTACCCCTCCTCCGCTTAGACATGGGGCGCGTTTACGACGGCTCAATGGTCGGTCGTTCCGAAGCTAACTTGCGCAACGCCCTCAAAACAGCAGAATCAATCTCCCCTGCTCTCCTCTTCATTGACGAACTAGACAAAGCCTTTGCAGGAGGTACGGGTTCCTCTGATTCTGATGGCGGAACATCAAGCCGCATCTTTGGCTCATTCTTGACTTGGATGCAAGAAAAGACATCCCCCGTCTTCGTAATGGCAACCGCCAACCGCATAGAACGCCTTCCTGGAGAATTTTTACGCAAAGGACGTTTTGATGAAATCTTCTTCGTCGATTTGCCCAATCCAGAAGAGCGCCAAGCAATCTATACCATTCATCTTGGCAAGCGACGCAACGACATCTCTCGTTTCGACCTAGAGCAACTTGCCAAAATGTCAGAAGGTTTTTCTGGGGCAGAGATAGAACAGGCAATTATCGCTGCGATGTACGAAGCATTCGCTCAAGAGCGCGAATTCACTCAGCTAGATATTATTGCCGCTCTTAAAGCAACACAACCTCTATCCCGGACTATGACCGAGCAGGTCACCGCCCTGAGAGATTGGGCGAGGCAACGAGCGCGACCTGCCGCAGCATCCATTGCAGAATACCTGCAATTGGAGTCCTAA
- a CDS encoding STAS domain-containing protein produces MIHIEQKTHTTQDGKTVIILSPSGRLDITTAWQFRLKLQECISKLSPHVIVNLSQVNFIDSSGLTSLVAGMRDADKVKGTFRICNVHPEAKLVFEVTMMDSVFEIYETEEEALDGTSRSMTS; encoded by the coding sequence GTGATTCACATCGAACAAAAAACCCATACAACTCAAGATGGCAAAACAGTCATCATCCTATCGCCCAGCGGACGTTTGGATATTACCACTGCTTGGCAATTTCGTTTAAAGCTACAGGAGTGTATTTCCAAACTTAGCCCCCACGTCATTGTCAATCTCAGTCAAGTGAACTTTATTGATAGTTCGGGCTTGACCTCGCTAGTTGCTGGAATGCGAGATGCAGATAAAGTCAAAGGAACATTTCGTATTTGTAACGTCCATCCTGAAGCAAAGCTAGTCTTTGAAGTGACAATGATGGACTCAGTTTTTGAGATTTATGAAACAGAAGAAGAAGCACTTGATGGGACATCCCGCAGTATGACCTCCTAA
- the hemF gene encoding oxygen-dependent coproporphyrinogen oxidase: MTVSPIDAISSQKSSQPSANSKARVKEFMQQLQDEICTALEQLDAGNTFQEDSWEREEGGGGRSRVLREGNVFEQGGVNFSEVWGEQLPPSILKQRPEADGHGFFATGTSMVLHPRNPYVPTVHLNYRYFEAGPVWWFGGGADLTPYYPFAEDAAHFHRTFKGACDRHNSHYYKVFKRWCDEYFYLKHRQEMRGVGGLFFDYQDGRGELYRGPHVDKSAAAYSKELGVPPQRSWEELFAFVTDCGRSFLPAYLPIAQKRHQTEYRDRERNFQLYRRGRYVEFNLVYDRGTIFGLQTNGRTESILMSLPPLVRWEYGYQPQPNTPEAELYEVFLKPQDWANWQPSA; this comes from the coding sequence ATGACAGTTTCTCCAATAGACGCTATTTCCTCCCAAAAAAGTTCTCAGCCTAGCGCTAACTCGAAAGCGCGCGTAAAAGAGTTTATGCAGCAATTGCAAGACGAGATTTGTACTGCACTCGAACAGTTGGACGCTGGCAACACGTTTCAAGAAGACTCTTGGGAGAGAGAAGAAGGGGGAGGCGGTCGTTCTCGCGTTCTGCGAGAAGGCAATGTTTTTGAACAGGGAGGTGTGAATTTTTCTGAAGTTTGGGGCGAACAATTACCGCCTTCCATCCTCAAACAACGCCCAGAAGCAGACGGTCATGGTTTTTTTGCGACGGGGACTTCAATGGTTCTCCATCCTCGCAATCCTTACGTACCAACGGTTCACCTCAATTATCGCTATTTTGAAGCAGGACCGGTTTGGTGGTTTGGCGGCGGCGCGGATTTAACCCCGTATTATCCTTTTGCTGAGGATGCTGCCCATTTTCACCGCACGTTCAAGGGCGCTTGCGATCGCCACAATTCTCATTATTACAAAGTTTTTAAGCGCTGGTGCGATGAATATTTCTACCTCAAACACCGTCAAGAAATGCGCGGAGTGGGAGGACTGTTTTTTGACTATCAAGACGGACGAGGGGAGCTTTATCGAGGTCCTCATGTAGATAAGTCCGCAGCCGCTTACAGCAAGGAATTGGGAGTGCCTCCCCAACGCAGTTGGGAAGAGTTATTTGCTTTTGTGACCGATTGCGGTCGCTCGTTTCTTCCGGCTTATTTACCGATCGCGCAAAAACGCCATCAAACAGAATACCGCGATCGCGAACGCAACTTCCAACTCTATCGACGCGGGCGATACGTAGAATTTAATCTCGTTTACGACCGAGGAACTATTTTTGGGCTGCAAACCAACGGTCGCACCGAATCCATCCTCATGTCATTGCCCCCCCTAGTACGCTGGGAATACGGCTATCAGCCCCAACCCAACACCCCAGAAGCCGAATTATACGAAGTCTTTCTCAAGCCACAAGATTGGGCGAATTGGCAACCCTCTGCCTAG
- a CDS encoding chromophore lyase CpcT/CpeT: MKPELIALGQYLAGQFDNREQALAEPAWYVHLHLWKRPVPLFLDDSITLFAEQANIVNLNQPYRPRLLRLRENPRNAATLQVEYYMFKNIEVVRGAGQDPSALQHLTPEEVEFLPGCTLEIQVEKISTAQYRFRTNHSPDSRCSFTYQGNQYQVSLGFEVTPDELLVYDRGIDPTTGKAIWGALLGPFRFTKRQDFSNELFVKSF, encoded by the coding sequence ATGAAACCTGAACTCATCGCCCTCGGACAATATTTAGCCGGACAATTTGATAATCGCGAACAAGCATTAGCCGAACCCGCTTGGTACGTTCATCTCCACCTTTGGAAACGCCCCGTCCCCTTATTTTTGGATGACAGTATTACGCTGTTTGCCGAACAGGCGAACATCGTTAATTTGAATCAGCCTTATCGCCCTCGCTTGTTAAGACTTAGAGAGAATCCGAGGAACGCCGCAACTTTACAGGTCGAATACTATATGTTCAAGAATATTGAAGTCGTGCGAGGTGCGGGTCAAGACCCAAGCGCGTTGCAGCACCTTACCCCAGAAGAGGTTGAGTTTCTCCCCGGATGTACCTTAGAGATTCAAGTCGAGAAAATTAGTACCGCTCAATATCGGTTCCGTACTAACCATTCTCCCGACTCTCGTTGCTCCTTTACCTATCAGGGCAATCAATATCAAGTTTCTTTAGGCTTTGAGGTTACCCCTGACGAACTGCTCGTTTACGATAGAGGAATTGACCCCACAACAGGCAAAGCCATTTGGGGCGCGTTACTCGGACCATTTCGTTTTACAAAACGCCAAGATTTTTCCAACGAGTTGTTTGTTAAGTCTTTTTAG
- a CDS encoding SRPBCC family protein has translation MILNFSFKPIADRWTAISKFSLDKTYRAVSSATVDVLWQKLENLADVSWHPLFSSTNAPRGLIAKPGLIYQVVTRLTPIPIRIFVERVKPRELLSFRAIAIPGIENRVSYQVESTLCGTYISYSVTLRGWLSPLLWLWIRPYVARVASELANAATERISDWSLGTRDW, from the coding sequence ATGATTCTCAACTTTTCCTTTAAACCTATTGCGGATCGATGGACTGCGATATCCAAATTCTCCCTCGACAAAACTTATCGAGCTGTTAGTAGCGCAACAGTAGATGTTCTGTGGCAAAAATTAGAAAACTTGGCCGATGTATCTTGGCACCCTCTTTTTTCGAGTACGAATGCACCAAGAGGTTTAATTGCCAAACCCGGACTGATTTACCAGGTTGTGACACGCTTAACCCCGATTCCCATCCGAATTTTTGTCGAACGGGTTAAACCCAGAGAGTTGTTGAGTTTTCGAGCGATCGCAATTCCGGGAATTGAGAACCGAGTTAGCTATCAGGTGGAGTCAACCCTGTGCGGCACGTATATTTCCTACTCTGTAACGCTTCGAGGCTGGCTTTCTCCTTTGTTGTGGCTGTGGATTCGCCCCTATGTGGCTCGTGTTGCTTCGGAGTTGGCAAATGCAGCGACAGAACGAATTAGCGACTGGAGTTTGGGAACGAGAGATTGGTAA
- a CDS encoding DUF1257 domain-containing protein — protein sequence MSHFSTLRTKISDVEILKASLRDLGITTKTEADVRGYNGQRVRADLVAVLDGEYDLGWSCNSDGTYDLIADLWGVAKKHNQTELINAINQKYAVNKTLTEVKQRGLQGANVKLVLQK from the coding sequence ATGTCTCATTTCAGCACTCTTCGGACCAAGATTAGCGATGTCGAAATCCTGAAAGCCTCTTTGCGCGATTTGGGGATTACGACCAAAACCGAGGCTGACGTTCGCGGCTATAACGGTCAGCGCGTTCGTGCGGACCTCGTTGCAGTTCTGGATGGCGAATACGACCTCGGCTGGTCTTGCAATAGCGATGGAACCTACGATTTGATTGCAGACCTTTGGGGTGTTGCTAAAAAGCACAACCAAACCGAACTGATTAACGCGATTAACCAAAAGTATGCAGTTAACAAAACCTTGACAGAAGTGAAGCAACGCGGTTTGCAAGGCGCTAATGTCAAGTTGGTGTTACAAAAGTAG
- the infC gene encoding translation initiation factor IF-3 yields the protein MNKHNPRTRRDLPQINERIRFPKIRVIDVDGSQVGVISSEEGRRLAEQRELDLVLVSDKSEPPVCKVMDYGKYKYEKEKKEREARKKQHNADVKEVKMRYKIDEHDYQVRVNNARRFLKSGDKVKATIIFRGREIQHANLAENLLKRMAEDLGEVAELQQAPKREGRNMMMMLAPKK from the coding sequence GTGAACAAACACAATCCAAGGACTCGTCGCGACCTGCCGCAAATCAATGAAAGAATTCGTTTTCCAAAAATTCGGGTCATTGATGTTGATGGTTCGCAAGTTGGGGTCATCTCCTCTGAAGAAGGTCGGCGTTTAGCAGAACAAAGAGAACTAGACCTGGTTCTCGTCAGCGATAAATCCGAGCCTCCGGTTTGCAAGGTCATGGATTACGGTAAATATAAATACGAAAAAGAGAAAAAAGAACGAGAAGCTCGGAAAAAGCAACACAACGCCGACGTAAAAGAAGTAAAAATGCGCTACAAAATTGACGAGCATGACTATCAAGTAAGAGTGAATAACGCACGACGCTTTCTCAAATCCGGCGATAAGGTCAAAGCCACAATTATCTTTCGAGGGCGAGAAATTCAACACGCGAATTTGGCAGAAAACTTGCTCAAGCGAATGGCAGAAGACTTGGGAGAGGTTGCGGAATTGCAGCAAGCACCCAAACGAGAAGGACGCAATATGATGATGATGCTCGCGCCGAAAAAATAA